GGAGGCCGTTGGCACAGATGAGCTACAACAGTATGCATGCGATATCAAGTTCAGTGGTAAATACTCATTTTTACTTTCATTCTATGATTTTCATTAATGGAATGTCATTGAGGTTATAATTTTGTGCCACTTTTAAAGACTGCTTGGTTTTCTGACATGTTTGTTATGATATTTGCCAGATTTTGAGCACTGACACACCATGTGGAAAGAAATTTATCATTTGATTATAGTCTGTATAAATGAATATCTTAATTGACAGGCCAAGTGGCCAACAATATTTCAAATCTGAAACAAATATGTGGTGGATTAATTAAAAGCGGGTTTGTATACTAAGTTGAAGTCTTAAAGATCTGAAAATTGACTATACATTGTGAACTTTGATATGCTAATGTAAACAATGATCTTGTCTTTTACTAGATTGCAATTGAAAAGCAAGAAGTGTGCGCGTTGTAATCTGCTAAACTGATGAGCTTTGACTGTAAAGGGGGCAAGCAATAATACATGAATATAGTGGATGAAAGATATGTTGCGTTAAGTTCAATATGCACATATGACATATGCATCAATGAGCACTAATGTCTGAACCAATAGACAATTCTAATAACgtgtattcttttctttttcttaataatGTGTATTATTTGACCTTTTGTGTAATGAGAATGGAATTTGCCTTTTCACTGTGTAGTCTTCTTTTCCATTTTAAAGGTCACCTCAAGGATGTCTATAGAAGGTGCTGGTAGTATCTTGTAATGTGTAGAACAAACTTAATATCTTCTGAGTTTGGCAATAAAGAAGGTTTCATTACATTCAAATCTGAAATACTCGGTGACAGTTACCCTTGACTTTTGAAGCACTTGCACGGCACAAGTCTTACTTTCAGTGTAAATGGCATACGAAAAGTGATGATATGAAAAGATGCTGTTTGGCAGCCTGCTATATGTTCTGATCAATGATGAAAACTTAAAGAGACAAGTCTAATAAGGAACAAGAAAGTACAGGTTAAATAAATACAGCTGATATACACTATCAGATGTGTTGAGATGTGCAATATGCCTAACCCATAAAATAAGAATGTAGCTTCCATCTATTTGTTGTTTTGTTAGTTTGCTATATAATTACATCTATTTTTCCCTCGTATATACAGTGAGATATTTAAAGATATGTTTACTATATGGCTAGATTATTTTGGTTGGGGTAATTGAAGTGGAGACTTTCTATATATGTATTCAGCTCAGAGAGAAGTAAACTTAGTTGGCTATTAAGTATGTTGTAGGTTATATAAATAAGCCCAATTGTTATCGGCCCTTAGTCCATTAGGTTATTTAATTAGGGTCGTTTTCTTGTATAAGATGTGTAATCGctacataatatatttagacttgattatttatattaaataagcaTTGTATTCCACCCTGGTTTATCTTATTTTTTCCTTTTGTGTTTTCATTACATAATTACACTGTGTCTGCAAGCTGTCCTGCATCATTTAGTCCTTGAAATTATAATTGTGCATGTAACTCGAAATTGCAGATAGGGAGCTTGATGTAATTGAGATGGCTGTTTATGGTGATGTGATTCGCCCTGGGAATGAATGTCGTTGCAGAACTGTTGCCGAAATGCTTGGCAAACTAAAGTCAAAAGACCGCACAGCTGCCTGCAAGTTGCCCACTAATGATGGCCCTCGTACATAAGCAGTAAGTGAATGCGTATGCATTCCTTAATATGGTTGTTGCTACATTATGCGCCATCAAAATTCAGGCCCTATTGTATGCCTGCATATTATTTGTGTCTGCCTTCCCAAGAGTCCTTACATTTTGCATTTAAAGGGATTTATTGTGTGAAACCGGTGAATTCTTGTGCATTGTTGAAGTCCCCCTAAGCCGGGGGATGTGGACTAATAATATACAAGCCCGGTTATACTATTTGAAATATAGTATTTGTTTGTACCATTAAACCGGAGTTTACTTGTAAAAAGGTTTCGACTTTCTGTGGAGGAAAAGAAAAACCAGAAGTGATACAGAGGGTGTTGTGAAACACAGTATGTGTTTTCAATGTTTCATTTAATTGATAATTGACATTCTCAATTCATGAAGGTTTTGACAGGCAACTGTATTTAGCAACTACTGAAAGGAAATATTGAAGTGCTGACAAGGTCCCCTTGGCATTTTCTCCTCCAATTTTCAGTGACTGGGAGGAAAAAAAACAGACTAGTCATAATCAAAGCTAATAATCTTTTctccatttttggttttttcttGATTTACATACCAAGTTAAGATTAGCTTCAATTAGACACAAATCCTGTAATAATTAGTCATCTAATCTGAAATTGAATGACCCCATCATTCCATAAACAAAGACTAATAATTGATAATAAGCAAAATATTGACTGATTGCCTAGcatgtgtgatgaatgtttttCAAAGTGATGGGATGAGTTGTCATGTGTGTCTCTTgatcattataaattttattgccCTTTATGCATGGGCACAATCTTTGTACTTGATACagatataactatataagtagCATAATATTTTAAGGTCTTATTAATAGCTGACTTGTCAACTTTTATTGCACAACCAACCAACCAACTAGTATGGCACCATATTCATACCTTaatttcttcatttgttgatgaaaaatgaaagaagaAGCATATATAAAAGTACAAATGTAAGGCAGGAGAATTTTAATCTTAATATAGAAGATTCCTATGTTAGAAATAGTAGCACAAAGGTTCATTTTGTTGAATATCATTTCAACCGAAATGTATAATTGGTCTAGCCCCCAACTTGTTTGGCAATTGCTGGTACGCGATAGGGTCGTAAACGAGTCGAGTCGTGCTTGAGCTTAAATCTGACTAAAAATGATTCGGTCTCGAGTTCGAACTTGAAGACCTAAAATTTGATACATGtgaatttaacaaaaatttatatgttcaaaTTCGATTTGATTCTAAAACTTACATATCAATTTACTAAATATCAAACTCGAGTTGGTTTTACTAGATATTACTAAAAGCTCGACTATAACAAATTCGGCccgattaaatatatatattttttgttcggTGGGGCGTGCATGATTAGAAAAGGGAAAGAAGGTTGATGATATAGCACTTTGCGATTAGCATAATTATAATAAGCATTCTGGAATTGAGTGGCTACTTTAATCGAGTGAAATGTACGATGGGGGAAAATGTAGAATTGATAATGGGAGGCAACAATAATGCCTTGAAACAGGAGTTGGATGTCTGTGTTGTGCCTTTCATATGCATATTCCCTCATTTCCTGTTTTATGAGCAGCTGTACTAGCTGCCTCATTTTCCCTCTGCTCAGACATAGACTAATATCCAATGTACCACCCTTTGTACTCTTGCATTAAATTAGGGATTTTTCTTTTGGACAATCTATTATTAACCATTTAACATCCATGTTTCATTGTAAAAGGAAGAAAAGTTAAATGGTTTCACATCAATTGTCTAAATTTGCAGGCACTCGGATGGAGGGCAATATCATATCGAAAATCAATATACGATCGCAATGTAGTCactaaaaatcataatttaatacGAACTCGGACGAGCAGTTAGATCATATCAAAAATTTACATATCATCGTAATATAATGTAACTGCTAAAAATCGTAGCTTAATATAAACCGATCACATAGAAATATCAACCACCTCATGTATTGCATCATTGTGTGTAAAAATATGAGATCTATCACAGAGAATCACGAGAGCTAACACTGTTGTCACACATTATCGTCGTGAATAGTGTGCAAAAAAGGAGCGAAACACAAAATACACAAGTTCAAATTATTCCCGCACATCACTATTATTATGTGCAAAAACACGAGGGTGTGATTATAAATGTTACGAGGATATGGTTACAGATATCATGAGAGTTTATTTGAATCGGGCATATAAAAACAACACTCATTTCCAtacattatttttatgaataGTGTGCAAAAAGGCGGAGCAAAAcaaatgaataaatatttttatttaatttacattATTATTTGAATCACACCCAAAGATACATTTTACATCTAGAAAGATTGTAGAATTTAAGAAAGTTCAGTCAACAAATGAACACAATCGGAGCTCCTGAGCTCGAAACATGAGAACTTGTCTTGGATCCCATAACTTAAAAAAAGGGTGCCACTCTATATGTGGAACGGTGCAGCCGTGCAGGGCACAATAAAATGTGAAAGGCCAACGAAAAAGTGCAGTGCAGCCTCATTATTTTCGTTTTACATCTTTTAATTATCTTCGGACACTTTAATTTTTGCCCTTTCTACTTTAACTTTTCACCCTTTGGCTTCTTGCTTTAATCAATCATTCCTCCTTTTTATCCCCTCTTACATTCTGTACCCCTGCTGCACCAGTTTGTACATTTTGAATTCTAGATATTCGCCAGATTTTGGATGCTCGTTGTGTCATCTACATCATAGTGTACGTTAAGTTTTTAGTGTACGTTAAGTTTTTAGTTTTATCTGAATCAAATGAGTTAAccgtttaattaattttgttttccgATTTGTATGATTATATGACTGTgtgtttgtatatttatatgaaagaacatcctcaaataaaatatattatctatggacataattatataataactttttttttcatattctcctcatataaatatagtttataattacaaaatttcCTTTTTACTTTACAAATATCTCACGTAGATAACCCAAGCGATTTcggttattataatttttcttgaaTAAGCATATATATTAGTACATACTGTATTAATAAATCTAAAATTAGCTAAGTGGTAAATGACGATAATTATgctcaaaattattataattgatcGAAGGTATAATAGTCAAATATACACTTGACCTGATGCATCATGTTACACGTatgcataaatttttataaggaAAAATGGCATCGATCTGTTCTTTCCCATGTAAAATACAGTAGATCCACTAATgatcttattttaaaaaaaaattcaatcttttGGCATAAATCATTTCATATAAATTGACTTGGTTGAGTGATGATCTGACCTCTAAAACTTCAAAAGTTTTCAAAATCCCCGTTATTTCATACAAAGAATTGAACATGCACAATTTTAAACGTGCAAATCTTTTTCaaacaaatttttcaaaaaagaaatatttttttaaaagcaaCTTATGGCGGAACGGTCAATATGGTTTTTCACACATGGCGGAACCGATAACGAGATTACGTATAtttttttcatccgaaaattcagTCAGGTCGCCATATTTGTTATAGTTTCCAATTTTTTAAGATTCTcagaaaaatttcaataaattacgatcataataaaataataaattttatttttcaatatttgaaataataataatattacttataaaactataatattttagttgaaCAGATTTcatataatcattattttaaacaACAAGGTCGCAGAATCTTTCCACCTTGACGCAATGACGCGTACTTCCCAGTTCCCTCTTCATCTTAACCAGTACATGCCCTCCATGACAACTGTTTCTTATAcaactaaaattataattttataattttaaaaatattaaaaatgaagaaGAGAAAAAATCCAAAGAAAGTAGATAAATTAGTCAACAccaaaccaacctaaaatgttGTCCTAATACCCCATCCACGCGTCTCAACCACTGCATTATCAACCGTAGGACCTCCTGTATTTAAACATTTGCCAGCATTGTGTCTTGCACTCTTGCCTTCCCACAGCTCTCGTAATAAATCGAAATTAATCGGTTAATCTGTTTATGCgataaacaaaaattatcagaatatatatttgaaataaataaaaaatatttgatcaaattaaatattacttgaagatattttttaaaattaatcattttttagataaatctataattattaaaataccgACTTTCACATATTTTTCCCTATTTTCACTTCCACATTTTCCCCAACTCAAATTTTGGGATAGAAATAGTGAAATACAAAAAATTAGATaggataaaaacaaaaaattggaatttaaaatCAATCGAAATTTCGTAAAGTCCAAGTTCACATATGCACCAAAAAAGACTGCCATTTTTTCAGTTCTCATTGTACACAGACTTTTGGTCGACAACACATAGACAAGCACACATAAATAAAGTCACAAATTTAACTGTGTGCCCACATTTTCATATCATTCAATTCTCATATCTCCCGTTGATTTCGCTCATTTCTGTTAACTACCCATTATAACTTGGGtctatatacttatatttcttTATATACTTGGACAATTGTAGGTAAAAAAGTGTTCTTGAAGCTCAAGCTTattgattttcttgattttttttgggATTATAAAAAAGGAAGATTGAGCGTGACCCAGATGGGGATTTATATGAAATGGGCTCAATCTTGATCTGAGTCGAGGTTTGTTTGTGTTGAAAAGTGGTGTAAGACATGGGTTGTGTGACCTCGAAGCAGGCCGTGTCGGTGACGCCGGCGTTTGATCACTCCGGGGCGTTTAGAGACAATgccgggtcgggttcgggtttggatgCGGGTAGGAATGATGGGTTTGGAGTGGAAGTTGAGGCGAAGAAGAgtaagaggaagaagaagaggagtGAGTTGGGGGTGAGTGGGAGTGAGTTGAGTGAGTCAGGGAGAGCGAGTTCGAATGGAGGTGCTGAGTCAGCGAGTTTTAGGTTGGGGAGTTTGCAGAAGTATGTGGAAGGTGAACAAGTTGCTGCTGGTTGGCCTGCCTGGCTCAGTGCTGTGGCAGGTGAAGCTATTCAGGGATGGGTCCCACTCAAAGctgattcttttgaaaaattgGAGAAGGTTAATATTTATGTTCTTTCAATAAATTTACATAGGGTAGTTAATGGTGTTTTTACTAAGTAATTGTACTAAAAGTGTCATAATGATATAAAGTTatttaaagtttcaatctttacaaaatttatttttttagtttagatGATTTAGTTTGGACTAATATGCTTAATATTGTAATGTAGTGGTAGATTCGAAAATGTGTCTGAACCAGCTTAAGCTGCTCACTCATCtagatattttttgttattgtgTTCAGTGTTCAGTCAGTTATAGTCGTATAGAGTGTTCCAATTAATTGAATCTAGAACATGCATGGGACAACGGACGTCTGATAGCAAGCTTGGGCATTTCATTATTTGCATTGCTTTGCAACATGTTCTGAACCTTTGATTATATGTCAGTGACCTTATTAGTCCCCAACTCAAAATTTTCGTTATTGTTCCTCAACTCGCAATTTTTTTTAGCAGTGAAGTTAATATGCTAGAACTCGTATGCTCCACTTCTCTCTTGTGTAATCAATTAGATGCCCAAACTTACCAGTGTTTTTCAGCAGTGAAGTCAATCTGCTAGAAGCCTAGAACTCGTATGCTCCACTTTTGAATTCTCTCTTGTCTAATCAATTAGATGCCCAAAGTTACCAGTGTTAAAAAACTCTGGAGTAAATGGGTTTAAAGATAGTCACCAGAACTAATTTAAGTGTTCATGCAAACTAGTATGTTTAACATGTTAACCACGCTGTGACTCGAATATTTTCCGAGCCGTGCTCTTATATCGTATTGATGTTAAAAGATGTAATATCAGTGACCTTGTCTTTGATATACTGTGTTCATCAGAGCGGTTCAGTATACTTTGAGAATGATTACATCCTTATTCTCATGTAATTTAGTAGATTATATATAGTTTCAATTATCGTTGTTTTATAAACTTCTAGTTTCTATCACACAAAAAACTAATCATGATATTATGGTtatatagattggacaaggcacaTATAGCAGTGTCTTCCGAGCACGTGACCTGAACAATGGGAAGATAGTCGCTTTAAAAAAGGTGCGGTTCGACAATTTTGAGCCTGAAAGTGTTCGCTTTATGGCTCGCGAAATTTTCATTCTGCGTAGGCTTGACCATCCAAATATCATAAAGCTGGAGGGTATAGTTACTTCAAGGCTATCATGTAGCATATACCTTGTGTTCGAATACATGGAGCACGATATATCTGGACTCTTGTCTAGCCCTGATATTAAATTCAGCGAAGCGCAGGTTTGGTTTCAatctcaaatttaaatatttgttctAATGTATGAAGGTCTCTTGTTATTCTAATAAAGATTTATAGTTCCCTTCACAATTTTGATATGGAAAAAAATGAAGCATCACCACAAGGTTAATGTAACTGATTGTGACTCTCGAAATTCAAATACTTACATTACGACACATGCATAGAAAAGTTATAATACCTGTTAAATAAATGTAAATAAGACTATAATTGTAGATCCATTTAAATTTAAAGGATTGAAATGTTTAATATGCCTGTGTActtgaaatttttgtttaaaactGTGTCGTCTCACAACTGATTTAGTTGCATGTGCTCTATAGGTTAAATGCTACATGAAACAATTGTTATCTGCACTCGAACATTGTCATTCTCGGGGAGTAATGCATAGAGACATCAAAGGTGCCAACCTCCTGGTTAATAACGAGGGTGTTTTAAAAGTGGCTGATTTTGGCTTGGCAAACTTCTGTAGTGCTGGGAAAAAGCAACCACTAACAAGCCGAGTTGTCACTTTGTGGTACCGACCTCCCGAACTCTTGTTGGGGGCTACAGAATATGGACCATCTGTTGATATATGGAGTGTTGGCTGTCTATTTGCAGAACTTCTCCTTGGAAATCCTATTCTCCAGGGAAGAACTGAGGTAAAAATCTGAAAACATCGTTTTCGTTATTTTAAGAGTAATACTTTGAAGTTGTCATTCATAATGAATGTATGTACTGTTTCATTGTAGACGTGTAACCTTGTTCACATCGAAACATGTGGGACAATTATTTCAGAATCATGATCTTAGACTTAGTAATGCTTACCAAGTGCACCAACACATCATGATCTTTTCTGGGACCATAACCATGGCCGGCTTGTGATTAGCTAGGTTGTTGCATTTGACCCAGTGTACCTTGTGCTTATTTTGCATTTCGAATTCGAAATAGACCAGAATATCGAATAAGGCTCAGGATTTTAGCTAGGTTGCTGCATTTGACCCAGTGTACCTTGTGCTTATTTTGGGTTAGGCTCAGAATTTGATCTGGGTTGTGGGCTTGTCGCCCATGGTATTCAGAgcctatttttaattgtttacaTCTTTTGGCCTCCTTGCTCCGGATATTGTATAAGAACACATTTCATGTACATATATGCACCTTTCAAAAAGGAAGAAGTTAATAACTTAACTAATAATTTGCCACTTTCTTAAAAGTATATTAACATTTGTCTtttctatcatatttttaatgtaTCTTGGTTAGAGAGCATGGTGCACTTGCTAGGCGCTTTTCTTAACACCTTATGTGTAGAGATTCATCACTAAACATGGAGTCGGAGGCAATAATATTTAAGGTCATAAGTTCCATGCTGAAAGTAGGGTTTGGCCTTTAAGCAAGGGAAAATAATAAAATGCACATGATCTAAATGATATGCATCCTAAGACTATAGGGTTTTCTAGACTAAGCAACCCAACAGTTcttatttaacaaattatttcTGTACTTTTGGAATTTCTATGAATAAAATGCAGTGTGATCATCACCAAAAGCATGCTGAATATAGTCAAAAACTTGCTGTTTATAGTCCAATAATATGTATGTCTAATTGTGTAGCGTACATATTTTAGTTTCTTGAAATGCTAATATTATGCCTTATGTTTACTAAAGGTTGAACAATTGCACAAAATTTTCAAGCTTTGTGGGTCTCCAAATGATGATTATTGGAAAAAGAACAAGCTTACTCAAGTGACCTTGTTTAAGCCACATCAACCTTATGAAAGTTGCCTTTTGGAGACCTTCAAAGAACTACCTAAAACTGCTGTGACTCTGATAGAAACTTTACTTTCTGTTGAACCAAATAAGCGCGGGACTGCCACTTCTGCTCTTGCTTCTGAGGTACTGATAATATAggatgatatttttattttttttgcattacATGTATCACAATATAGTGTCTTTGATGTGCATGAAATTGATGGTAAAACCCGTTGGTAAAATATGACCTTTATTTTGGCTGTCATGTCTTTCatttaattagaaaaacatGACGTGTTTCAGTTGCTGTAATATTCATTAGGTATTAACAGATTGCTCATCACACTCTAATGGACTACACTTAGCACATATAACGTTAATGATGCTTACTGCTCTACCTGTTATTATAGTACTTCACTACAAAGCCTTATGCATGTGATCCATCAAGCTTGCCGAAGTACCAGCCAAGCAAAGAGATAGATGCAAAACACCGCGAGGATGCAAGAaggtattttttatttaattgctTTAATCTTGTGAAGTGATTCATGGAGATCTGATCTCCAGACTTAATTGAAGATAGTGGGTTGCCACCAATTGGAGTCCTTGTGCTTTCATATACTTAAATAAACGCACCCGGATGTTTCAGGAAAAGGCCTAGTGGAAGATCACGTGGACCGGAAACATTAAGAAAATTAAGTAGAAAACAGAATGCCAGCAAA
This genomic window from Daucus carota subsp. sativus chromosome 7, DH1 v3.0, whole genome shotgun sequence contains:
- the LOC108196468 gene encoding protein IMPAIRED IN BABA-INDUCED STERILITY 1 isoform X1, giving the protein MGCVTSKQAVSVTPAFDHSGAFRDNAGSGSGLDAGRNDGFGVEVEAKKSKRKKKRSELGVSGSELSESGRASSNGGAESASFRLGSLQKYVEGEQVAAGWPAWLSAVAGEAIQGWVPLKADSFEKLEKIGQGTYSSVFRARDLNNGKIVALKKVRFDNFEPESVRFMAREIFILRRLDHPNIIKLEGIVTSRLSCSIYLVFEYMEHDISGLLSSPDIKFSEAQVKCYMKQLLSALEHCHSRGVMHRDIKGANLLVNNEGVLKVADFGLANFCSAGKKQPLTSRVVTLWYRPPELLLGATEYGPSVDIWSVGCLFAELLLGNPILQGRTEVEQLHKIFKLCGSPNDDYWKKNKLTQVTLFKPHQPYESCLLETFKELPKTAVTLIETLLSVEPNKRGTATSALASEYFTTKPYACDPSSLPKYQPSKEIDAKHREDARRKRPSGRSRGPETLRKLSRKQNASKLAPEENLPARNQTSYKIKGSGGLDNKKGDTISGLQPRKASVDLKEEVSHIKNASHGDIPYSGPLEVSGSSGFAWAKRRLDDSCASSRSRSSSRSLMFEPSVALNSRQDVDLKRHANGEVLHGSRGNSRGYDSYELSKHSMMKSWSQLEGPDSFDASDGYHSQDLSLTLHQREELATKRFISVFQDHEDKVEFSGPLLSQSHKIDELLKRHERQIRQAVRRTWFQRVSAGKKHGKKTEAVTGIR
- the LOC108196468 gene encoding protein IMPAIRED IN BABA-INDUCED STERILITY 1 isoform X2; the encoded protein is MGCVTSKQAVSVTPAFDHSGAFRDNAGSGSGLDAGRNDGFGVEVEAKKSKRKKKRSELGVSGSELSESGRASSNGGAESASFRLGSLQKYVEGEQVAAGWPAWLSAVAGEAIQGWVPLKADSFEKLEKIGQGTYSSVFRARDLNNGKIVALKKVRFDNFEPESVRFMAREIFILRRLDHPNIIKLEGIVTSRLSCSIYLVFEYMEHDISGLLSSPDIKFSEAQVKCYMKQLLSALEHCHSRGVMHRDIKGANLLVNNEGVLKVADFGLANFCSAGKKQPLTSRVVTLWYRPPELLLGATEYGPSVDIWSVGCLFAELLLGNPILQGRTEVEQLHKIFKLCGSPNDDYWKKNKLTQVTLFKPHQPYESCLLETFKELPKTAVTLIETLLSVEPNKRGTATSALASEYFTTKPYACDPSSLPKYQPSKEIDAKHREDARRKRPSGRSRGPETLRKLSRKQNASKLAPEENLPARNQTSYKIKGSGGLDNKKGDTISGLQPRKASVDLKEEVSHIKNASHGDIPYSGPLEVSGSSGFAWAKRRLDDSCASSRSRSSSRSLMFEPSVALNSRQDVDLKRHANGEVLHGSRGNSRGYDSYELSKHSMMKSWSQLEGPDSFDASDGYHSQDLSLTLHQREELATKRFISVFQDHEDKVEFSGPLLSQSHKIDELLKRHERQIRQAVRRTWFQRGKKHGKKTEAVTGIR